One part of the Mesorhizobium sp. M4B.F.Ca.ET.058.02.1.1 genome encodes these proteins:
- a CDS encoding ABC transporter ATP-binding protein/permease: MSEVDSKPKPAAGAKPRGAPKSRQKRSRPGTPDEEKSRGEKARPEKTRAEKSRQEESSQEKSREEKASAPEVNGEAAPPPEAVEPDPKLTPEEAEQARKKYLLRRFWISARGYWSRRGDRLAWPFTIGLLILICINVGVQYGINVWNRSIFDALEQRDARTVYLLTAVFLPLVFANGSLVVAQVYLRMTIQRRWRSWLTTAVISRWLASGRYYQLNLVSGDHQNPEARMTEDLRIATDSPVDFISGVLVAFLAASTFIVVLWTIGGALTLPIAGETITIPGFLVIAAVIYAAITSTSMVVIGRNFVQLSERKNQAEAELRYTLTRVRENGESIALLGGEDEERSGIDRNFGHVLRQWALLTGQHMRTALVSQGSSLFAPVVPILLCAPKFLEGNMSLGEVMQAASAFGIVQGAFGWLVDNYPRLADWNACARRVASLMMSLDGLERAELSDALGRIQRGETEDGAMLSLDNLSVTLDDGTSVVKETEVAIEPGERVLVAGESGSGKSTLVRAVAGLWPWGGGSVNFHADRRLFMLPQRPYIPSGTLRRAVAYPAAADNWTVEEINAALDKVGLAYLAARIEEDAPWDQTLSGGEKQRLAFARLLLHSPDIIVLDEATSALDEKSQDKMMQTIIHELPKVTIISVAHRAELEAFHSRKITLERRKGGAKLVSDIELVPRKVKRNVFQRALWGSGARGGARREVE; encoded by the coding sequence ATGTCAGAAGTTGATTCCAAACCGAAGCCGGCCGCCGGCGCCAAACCGCGCGGTGCCCCGAAGTCACGCCAGAAGCGGTCGCGCCCAGGGACGCCAGACGAAGAGAAGTCGCGCGGAGAGAAGGCGCGTCCAGAGAAAACGAGGGCAGAGAAATCGCGCCAGGAGGAATCGAGCCAAGAGAAGTCGCGCGAAGAGAAGGCCTCGGCTCCCGAGGTCAACGGCGAGGCCGCGCCGCCGCCGGAGGCCGTCGAACCCGATCCGAAGCTGACCCCCGAAGAAGCCGAGCAGGCGCGCAAGAAATATCTGCTGCGGCGTTTCTGGATCAGCGCCCGCGGCTACTGGAGCCGGCGCGGCGACAGGCTCGCCTGGCCGTTCACGATCGGGCTGTTGATCCTGATCTGCATCAATGTCGGCGTCCAGTACGGCATCAATGTCTGGAACCGTTCGATCTTCGACGCCCTCGAGCAGCGCGACGCCCGCACCGTCTATCTCCTCACCGCCGTCTTCCTGCCGCTCGTGTTCGCCAACGGAAGCCTTGTCGTTGCGCAGGTCTATCTGCGCATGACGATCCAGCGCCGCTGGCGTTCCTGGCTGACCACCGCGGTCATCTCGCGCTGGCTGGCCAGCGGCCGCTACTATCAGCTGAACCTGGTCAGCGGCGACCACCAGAACCCCGAAGCCCGCATGACCGAGGATCTGCGCATCGCCACCGATTCGCCCGTCGATTTCATCTCAGGCGTCCTGGTGGCGTTTCTCGCCGCCTCGACCTTCATCGTGGTGCTGTGGACGATCGGTGGGGCGCTCACCCTGCCGATCGCCGGCGAGACCATCACCATTCCCGGCTTCCTGGTCATCGCCGCTGTCATCTATGCCGCCATCACCTCGACCTCGATGGTGGTCATCGGTCGCAACTTCGTCCAGCTCTCCGAGCGCAAGAACCAGGCGGAGGCCGAGCTGCGCTACACGCTGACGCGCGTGCGCGAGAACGGCGAGAGCATCGCCTTGCTCGGCGGCGAGGACGAGGAACGCAGCGGCATCGACAGGAATTTCGGCCATGTTCTGAGGCAATGGGCGCTGCTGACCGGCCAGCACATGCGCACGGCGCTCGTGTCGCAGGGGTCGAGCCTGTTTGCGCCCGTCGTGCCGATCCTGCTGTGCGCGCCGAAATTCCTCGAAGGCAACATGTCGCTTGGCGAGGTGATGCAGGCCGCTTCCGCCTTCGGCATTGTGCAGGGCGCTTTCGGCTGGCTGGTCGACAATTACCCGCGCCTCGCCGACTGGAACGCCTGCGCGCGACGCGTCGCCTCGCTGATGATGTCGCTCGACGGGCTGGAGCGCGCCGAACTGAGCGATGCGCTGGGACGCATCCAGCGCGGCGAGACTGAAGATGGCGCCATGCTCAGCCTCGATAATCTCTCGGTGACGCTCGACGACGGCACCTCGGTGGTCAAGGAGACCGAGGTCGCGATCGAGCCGGGCGAGCGGGTGCTGGTGGCCGGCGAATCCGGCTCGGGCAAGTCGACGCTGGTGCGGGCCGTCGCCGGCCTGTGGCCGTGGGGCGGCGGCAGCGTCAATTTCCACGCCGACAGGCGGCTGTTCATGCTGCCGCAGCGGCCCTACATCCCTTCCGGCACGCTGCGCCGCGCCGTCGCCTATCCCGCCGCCGCCGACAACTGGACGGTCGAGGAGATCAATGCCGCCCTCGACAAGGTCGGCCTCGCCTATCTGGCCGCCAGGATCGAGGAAGACGCGCCATGGGACCAGACGCTGTCGGGTGGCGAAAAGCAGCGCCTCGCCTTCGCGCGCCTGCTCTTGCACAGCCCCGATATCATCGTGCTCGACGAGGCGACCTCGGCATTGGACGAGAAGAGCCAGGACAAGATGATGCAGACCATCATCCACGAACTGCCCAAGGTCACCATCATCAGCGTGGCGCACCGCGCCGAGCTGGAAGCCTTCCACAGCCGCAAGATCACGCTCGAGCGCCGCAAGGGCGGCGCCAAGCTGGTCAGCGACATCGAGCTCGTGCCGCGCAAGGTCAAGCGGAATGTGTTCCAGCGCGCCCTGTGGGGAAGCGGCGCGCGGGGTGGAGCGCGGCGTGAGGTCGAGTGA
- a CDS encoding class I SAM-dependent methyltransferase, whose product MLDNYEVDRFGVIHQIDFTPIKYDKQYISYYEDLSDRTIKLGYQRLGWVLGITGEVPRSLLEIGYGTGTFVEAAKITGVADCAGCDIAEFPLPKGVRFVDWDEALASQWDLVAMFDVLEHIPDLGFLGRLKTRHLAVAVPYCRWRELGADGDAWFRTWRMRLPNEHLHHFDRDSLVALLAHNGFECVTLNSFEDGIRLRPGEAGPNILSGFFRKL is encoded by the coding sequence ATGTTGGACAACTACGAGGTGGACCGGTTTGGCGTGATCCACCAGATCGACTTCACACCGATCAAGTACGACAAGCAGTACATTTCTTATTACGAGGACCTCAGTGACCGGACCATCAAGCTCGGATACCAGCGGCTTGGCTGGGTGCTGGGCATCACCGGCGAGGTTCCTCGGTCCCTGCTGGAAATCGGATACGGCACCGGCACCTTCGTCGAAGCCGCGAAGATAACCGGGGTCGCCGATTGCGCCGGCTGCGACATCGCCGAGTTTCCGCTGCCCAAGGGCGTTCGCTTCGTCGATTGGGATGAGGCGCTCGCCAGCCAGTGGGATCTCGTCGCCATGTTCGACGTGCTCGAACACATCCCGGATCTGGGTTTCCTCGGCCGCCTTAAGACCCGGCACCTGGCCGTCGCCGTTCCCTATTGCCGCTGGCGCGAGCTCGGCGCCGACGGCGACGCGTGGTTCCGAACGTGGCGTATGCGTCTTCCCAACGAGCACCTGCACCACTTCGATCGCGACTCGCTGGTGGCGCTGCTCGCGCACAACGGCTTCGAATGCGTGACGCTGAACTCATTCGAGGACGGCATCAGGCTGCGCCCCGGCGAAGCGGGTCCGAATATTCTGTCCGGCTTCTTTAGGAAGTTGTAG
- a CDS encoding HEAT repeat domain-containing protein, with protein sequence MSILLSALSLVIMLLLIARRVLQERRSTAAADQRRQLLTALIAFTENRDREALKAAILAVPAGVAINAGFEFLSLLRGAEHDDVLAAFKECGMPARVGRQLERGNVAERIHAAEMLAALDSEDASARLLSALAEDRSREVRIAAAIALSDLGSLPLLDFVLDNIGVAGQRSRRVIELFRRFPRTRFNELAVHASRADGVPVVRAAAIEALARAGGFGFADFFASLAGDASPEVAAAALRALGLTGHADAPSILASAMASDDLDVRADAADAAGRLGLSELAATLAGLMDDEVWTVRYAAANALRSFGQPGEKMLRAMAASDVSRSQRTASLILAEGPAT encoded by the coding sequence ATGTCCATTCTGCTCAGCGCCCTTTCGCTGGTGATCATGCTGCTTTTGATCGCGCGCCGGGTGCTGCAGGAGCGCCGGAGCACTGCCGCCGCCGATCAGCGGCGCCAGCTTCTGACGGCGCTGATCGCCTTCACCGAAAACCGCGACCGCGAGGCCCTGAAGGCGGCCATCCTCGCGGTGCCGGCCGGGGTGGCGATCAATGCCGGCTTCGAATTCCTGTCGCTGCTGCGCGGCGCGGAGCACGACGACGTCCTTGCCGCCTTCAAGGAATGCGGCATGCCGGCCCGTGTCGGCAGGCAGCTTGAACGAGGCAACGTCGCCGAACGCATCCACGCCGCCGAGATGCTCGCGGCGCTGGATTCGGAGGATGCGTCGGCACGCCTGCTTTCGGCGCTGGCCGAGGACCGCTCGCGCGAAGTCAGGATCGCCGCGGCCATCGCGCTCAGCGATCTCGGCAGCCTGCCGCTGCTCGACTTCGTACTGGACAATATCGGCGTGGCGGGGCAGCGCTCGCGGCGCGTCATCGAGCTGTTCAGGCGCTTTCCGCGGACGCGCTTCAACGAGCTTGCGGTGCATGCATCGCGCGCGGACGGCGTGCCAGTCGTCAGGGCGGCCGCGATCGAAGCGCTGGCCCGCGCCGGCGGCTTCGGCTTCGCCGATTTCTTCGCCAGCCTCGCCGGCGATGCCTCACCCGAGGTCGCCGCCGCCGCGCTCCGCGCGCTCGGCCTGACCGGCCATGCCGACGCGCCGTCCATCCTGGCGAGCGCGATGGCGAGCGACGACCTCGACGTGCGCGCCGACGCCGCCGACGCCGCCGGCCGCCTCGGCCTCAGCGAACTCGCTGCGACGCTCGCCGGGCTGATGGACGACGAGGTGTGGACCGTGCGCTATGCCGCCGCCAACGCGCTGCGCTCCTTCGGCCAGCCCGGCGAAAAGATGCTGCGCGCGATGGCCGCCAGCGACGTCTCGCGCAGCCAGCGCACCGCCTCGCTCATCCTTGCCGAGGGCCCTGCCACATGA
- a CDS encoding adenylate/guanylate cyclase domain-containing protein: protein MDVGDWLRRHGLEQYEAAFRENKIDDTVLPTLTAEDLKDLGVGFVGHRRKLLDAIAALRAQVAAPTPLLSDAPLAIDNAAKDTAERRQVTVMFSDLVGSTALSARMDPEDLREVIAAYQKCVAEAVRRFGGFVAKYMGDGVLVYFGYPKAHEDDAERAVRAGLAIVDSIARLAIPAQGGLAVRVGIATGLVVVGDLIGEGGAQEEAVVGESPNLAARLQALAGPGEIVIPLATRRLLGGLFEFADLGLHELKGFDAPIRAWRVLRESAAETRFEARATSGLAPTVGREHELALLAELWSKAASGEGQVVLLAGEPGIGKSHLIQALRERLRDRPHIRIRCQCSPFHANSALRPSIVQLTRAAGFHPDDPPSVKLDKLERLLARSTDKVRDDAPLLSAFLSLPVGSRYAPLNLSPSARRS from the coding sequence ATGGACGTCGGAGATTGGCTGCGGAGGCATGGCCTCGAACAGTATGAGGCCGCCTTCCGCGAGAATAAGATCGACGACACGGTCCTGCCGACGTTGACGGCCGAGGACTTGAAGGATCTTGGCGTCGGATTTGTCGGACATCGTCGTAAGCTGCTCGACGCCATCGCAGCCTTGCGCGCTCAGGTAGCTGCACCAACGCCACTGTTATCCGATGCGCCTCTGGCAATCGACAATGCCGCGAAGGACACCGCTGAGCGCCGGCAGGTCACCGTGATGTTCTCGGACCTTGTCGGCTCGACGGCACTCTCGGCGCGAATGGACCCTGAGGATTTGCGGGAGGTGATTGCGGCCTATCAGAAGTGCGTTGCCGAGGCGGTGCGTCGCTTTGGCGGGTTTGTGGCCAAATACATGGGCGACGGCGTGCTGGTGTATTTTGGCTATCCAAAGGCGCATGAGGACGACGCGGAGCGAGCCGTGCGGGCTGGGCTGGCGATCGTTGATTCGATCGCAAGGCTCGCGATCCCGGCACAAGGTGGGCTTGCGGTACGCGTCGGCATCGCAACGGGGCTGGTGGTGGTGGGCGATCTCATCGGCGAAGGAGGAGCGCAGGAGGAAGCGGTGGTCGGCGAGTCGCCGAACTTGGCGGCGCGGCTGCAGGCATTGGCGGGGCCTGGCGAGATCGTGATCCCGCTCGCGACGCGCCGACTGCTCGGCGGGCTGTTCGAGTTCGCCGACCTCGGCTTGCACGAGCTGAAAGGGTTCGACGCCCCGATCCGCGCGTGGAGAGTGCTTCGCGAGAGTGCCGCCGAGACCCGGTTCGAAGCGCGCGCGACGAGCGGCCTCGCCCCCACGGTCGGGCGCGAGCACGAGCTTGCTCTGCTCGCGGAGCTCTGGAGCAAGGCCGCGTCCGGGGAGGGGCAAGTGGTCCTGCTCGCCGGTGAGCCCGGCATCGGCAAGTCGCACCTGATTCAGGCGCTGCGCGAGCGCCTGCGCGACCGGCCGCACATCCGCATCCGCTGCCAGTGCTCGCCGTTCCACGCAAACAGCGCCCTTCGCCCGTCGATCGTCCAACTCACCCGCGCGGCTGGCTTCCACCCAGACGATCCGCCGAGCGTGAAACTCGATAAGCTGGAGCGGCTCCTGGCGCGGTCCACAGACAAGGTCCGGGACGACGCCCCTTTGTTGTCGGCGTTTCTTTCGCTTCCGGTGGGCAGCCGCTACGCACCCCTGAACCTCAGCCCCAGCGCCAGAAGGAGCTGA
- a CDS encoding glycosyltransferase — protein MIADWSHQIVLTASILSWFIIGAGLAQTAIYLLQLIVAAYALSMRPPVARSALLWHRYGDVAPPIALLVPAYNEALNVVESVHSMLALEYPNFEVIVINDGSKDDTLQRLIEAFRLVKFHRPYEEELAHQPIRGLYSSPMTERLFVVDKENGGKADAQNAGINVCRAPLFCVIDGDSILEPDALMRAAQPFIDDPERTIAVGGTIRIANGSRIEAGRVREVRLPWRLLPLLQVVEYLRAFLMARLAWSRINTLMLVSGAFGMFRRAEVVAVGGFTQGSMGEDLDLVIKLHRHMRDTRRKYRIQFVPEPVCWTEAPETLSVLGRQRTRWQRGALECFFRYRAMLFNPRYGRVGFLGFGHILIVDVLGPVAEVLGYILIPAFWLLGILSGEYLLAFTSLVFTYGVCVSVCSLVLEEAELQRFPRARDLAVLTAVAVIENFGYRQLNNFWRVKGWWQFLRGNQGWGEMTRTGLGGAKK, from the coding sequence ATGATCGCCGACTGGAGCCACCAGATCGTTCTGACAGCCTCAATCCTGTCCTGGTTCATCATCGGGGCCGGGCTGGCGCAAACGGCGATCTACCTGTTGCAGCTCATCGTCGCCGCCTACGCGCTGTCCATGCGCCCGCCGGTGGCGCGCTCGGCGCTGCTCTGGCACCGCTATGGCGACGTCGCGCCGCCGATCGCGCTTTTGGTGCCCGCCTACAACGAGGCACTGAACGTGGTCGAGAGCGTCCATTCCATGCTGGCGCTCGAATATCCGAATTTCGAGGTGATCGTCATCAACGACGGCTCGAAGGACGACACGCTGCAGCGCCTGATCGAGGCCTTCAGGCTGGTGAAGTTCCACCGGCCCTACGAGGAGGAACTGGCGCACCAGCCGATCCGCGGCCTCTATTCCTCGCCGATGACCGAGCGGCTGTTCGTGGTCGACAAGGAGAATGGCGGCAAGGCCGATGCCCAGAATGCCGGCATCAATGTCTGCCGCGCGCCGCTGTTCTGCGTCATCGACGGCGATTCCATCCTCGAACCCGACGCGCTGATGCGCGCGGCGCAACCCTTCATCGACGATCCGGAGCGCACCATCGCTGTCGGCGGCACGATCCGCATCGCCAACGGCTCGCGGATCGAGGCGGGCAGGGTGCGCGAGGTGCGCCTGCCGTGGCGCCTGCTGCCGCTGCTGCAGGTGGTCGAATACCTGCGCGCTTTCCTGATGGCCAGGCTTGCCTGGAGCCGCATCAACACGCTGATGCTGGTCTCCGGCGCCTTCGGCATGTTCCGCCGCGCCGAAGTGGTGGCGGTCGGCGGCTTCACCCAGGGTTCGATGGGCGAAGACCTCGACCTCGTCATCAAGCTGCACCGCCACATGCGCGATACCAGGCGCAAATACCGCATCCAGTTCGTTCCCGAGCCGGTGTGCTGGACCGAGGCGCCGGAGACGCTGAGCGTGCTGGGCAGGCAGCGCACGCGCTGGCAGCGCGGCGCGCTCGAATGCTTCTTCCGCTACCGCGCGATGCTGTTCAACCCGCGCTACGGCCGCGTCGGCTTCCTCGGCTTCGGCCACATACTGATCGTCGACGTGCTGGGGCCGGTGGCCGAGGTGCTGGGCTATATATTGATCCCGGCCTTCTGGCTGCTCGGCATCCTGTCGGGCGAATATCTGCTCGCCTTCACTTCACTCGTCTTCACCTATGGCGTCTGCGTCAGCGTCTGCTCGCTCGTCCTCGAAGAGGCCGAGTTGCAACGCTTTCCTCGCGCCAGGGACCTGGCCGTGCTGACGGCGGTCGCCGTGATCGAGAATTTCGGCTACCGCCAGCTCAACAATTTCTGGCGCGTGAAGGGCTGGTGGCAGTTTTTGCGCGGCAACCAGGGCTGGGGCGAGATGACCAGGACCGGCCTCGGCGGCGCCAAGAAATAG
- a CDS encoding Hpt domain-containing protein has translation MRERFLARCADQLAELKAAREQGPLPDVTKLAHSLAGAGGTFGFAEISAKAAALETLLVEQADGGAIDAALDALIAEIERTLQ, from the coding sequence TTGCGGGAGCGTTTCCTGGCCCGGTGCGCCGATCAGCTCGCGGAGCTGAAGGCCGCGCGGGAGCAAGGTCCCCTGCCCGACGTGACCAAGCTCGCCCACTCGCTGGCGGGAGCCGGCGGAACATTCGGCTTTGCGGAGATCAGTGCCAAGGCAGCGGCGCTGGAGACGCTGCTGGTCGAACAGGCGGATGGCGGTGCCATTGACGCAGCGCTCGATGCGCTGATCGCGGAGATCGAGCGCACGCTGCAATGA